Proteins from one Planctomyces sp. SH-PL62 genomic window:
- the xylB gene encoding xylulokinase — translation MSVTIGIDIGTSGTKALAIDESGRILASASSEYPCSHPRPGWSEQDPELWWSATRETLRSILADGAFAPADVAGIGLSGQMHGSVFLDADGRVIRPALLWNDQRTAAQCAEIEERAGGREALIRMVGNRALTGFTAPKILWVRKEEPANWDRVRQVLLPKDYIRYRLTGAYATEVSDASGTLLLDVANRRWSRELLGKLDLDPAILPPCHESPEVSATVSAIGSEATGLPVGVPVVGGGGDQPAGAVGNGIVRQGVVSATMGTSGVVFAHSDHLGFDPEGRLQRGCHAVPGAYHVMGVVLSAGGSLQWFRNELGKAEVALARSQGIDPYQLLTAEAAIAGPGGEGLFFLPYLTGERSPHFDPDAKGAWVGLTVRHGRPHMIRAVMEGATFAMRDSLELIRDMNVAIEQIRVSGGGARNALWRQIQADVYGSDVHTINASEGPAFGAALLAQVGTGGYSSVPEACDAAIMTVESTSVDPRVQAYYDRAYKVYCGLYEHLKGSFREISELVAQGL, via the coding sequence GTGAGCGTCACCATCGGAATCGACATCGGGACGTCCGGGACCAAGGCGCTGGCGATCGACGAATCGGGTCGCATCCTGGCGTCGGCCTCGTCGGAGTATCCCTGCTCGCACCCCAGGCCGGGGTGGTCCGAGCAGGACCCGGAACTCTGGTGGTCGGCGACCCGGGAGACGCTCCGTTCGATCCTCGCCGACGGCGCGTTCGCGCCGGCGGACGTGGCGGGGATCGGGCTCAGCGGCCAGATGCACGGCTCGGTCTTCCTCGACGCCGACGGCCGGGTCATCCGCCCGGCCCTGCTCTGGAACGACCAACGGACGGCCGCCCAGTGCGCCGAGATCGAGGAGCGAGCCGGCGGCCGTGAGGCGCTCATCCGCATGGTCGGCAATCGGGCGCTGACGGGCTTCACCGCGCCGAAGATCCTCTGGGTCCGCAAGGAGGAGCCCGCGAACTGGGACCGGGTCCGTCAGGTCCTGCTGCCGAAGGATTACATCAGGTATCGCCTGACCGGCGCCTACGCCACCGAGGTCAGCGACGCCTCCGGGACGCTCCTCCTCGACGTCGCCAACCGCCGCTGGAGCCGGGAACTGCTGGGCAAGCTCGACCTCGACCCGGCCATCCTGCCGCCGTGCCACGAGAGCCCGGAGGTCTCGGCGACGGTGAGCGCGATCGGGTCCGAGGCCACGGGGCTCCCCGTGGGCGTCCCCGTCGTTGGCGGCGGCGGCGACCAGCCGGCCGGCGCGGTCGGAAACGGGATCGTGAGGCAGGGGGTCGTCTCGGCCACGATGGGGACCTCGGGGGTCGTCTTCGCCCATTCGGACCACCTCGGCTTCGACCCGGAAGGGAGGCTCCAACGCGGCTGTCACGCGGTCCCGGGCGCGTACCACGTCATGGGTGTGGTCCTCTCCGCCGGCGGCAGCCTGCAATGGTTCCGCAACGAGCTGGGCAAGGCCGAGGTCGCCCTGGCAAGGTCGCAGGGGATCGACCCCTACCAGCTCCTCACCGCCGAGGCCGCGATCGCGGGGCCGGGGGGCGAAGGGTTGTTCTTCCTCCCCTATCTGACCGGCGAACGCTCGCCCCACTTCGACCCCGACGCCAAGGGGGCGTGGGTGGGCCTGACGGTCCGCCACGGCCGTCCTCACATGATCCGCGCGGTGATGGAAGGCGCGACGTTCGCGATGCGCGACAGCCTGGAACTGATCCGCGACATGAACGTCGCGATCGAGCAGATCCGCGTCTCCGGCGGGGGCGCACGGAACGCCCTCTGGCGGCAGATCCAGGCTGACGTCTACGGTTCCGACGTCCATACAATCAACGCCAGCGAAGGTCCGGCCTTCGGCGCCGCACTCCTCGCCCAGGTGGGGACCGGCGGCTACAGCTCGGTGCCCGAGGCGTGCGACGCCGCCATCATGACCGTCGAGAGCACCAGCGTTGATCCTCGGGTCCAGGCGTACTACGATCGGGCGTACAAGGTCTACTGCGGCCTCTACGAGCACCTGAAGGGGAGCTTCCGCGAGATCAGCGAGCTGGTGGCCCAGGGCCTCTGA
- a CDS encoding MBL fold metallo-hydrolase, with the protein MIEPVRMGDDLVREIEEAVPPSDGLLVWWTGQSGYLIKSAQGLLAVDLYLSEHLTRKYEATPRPHVRMTRSPLSGGDLKSVDLLLASHKHSDHLDPGTVPDLLDASPSAMLVLPEAIRSYATGLGLPDDRLIGVDSGAEVRGAGFHIRAIPSAHEEFDRDSNGRHPYLGFIIEAAGLRLYHSGDTLAYEGLAEALASETLDVLFLPINGRAPDRGVPGNMDAAEAVDLASRVRPRFVVPHHYDMFTFNTAPVEEFERQARRLPSEVEPKVLNCGERWEIRP; encoded by the coding sequence ATGATCGAGCCCGTCCGGATGGGGGACGACCTGGTCCGCGAAATCGAGGAGGCCGTCCCGCCGAGCGACGGCCTGCTGGTGTGGTGGACCGGCCAGAGCGGCTACCTGATCAAGTCCGCGCAGGGCCTGCTGGCGGTGGACCTCTACCTTTCCGAGCACCTGACGCGGAAATACGAGGCGACCCCCCGCCCCCACGTACGGATGACCCGTTCTCCGCTGAGCGGGGGGGACCTGAAGTCGGTCGACTTGCTCCTGGCCAGCCACAAGCACTCCGACCACCTGGACCCGGGGACCGTCCCGGACCTGCTGGACGCCTCGCCTTCGGCGATGCTGGTGCTGCCCGAAGCGATCCGTTCCTACGCGACCGGGCTGGGCCTCCCCGACGACCGTCTGATCGGCGTCGATTCCGGGGCGGAAGTCCGGGGGGCGGGGTTCCACATCCGGGCGATCCCCTCGGCCCACGAGGAGTTCGACCGCGATTCGAACGGGCGTCATCCCTACCTGGGGTTCATCATCGAGGCTGCGGGGCTGCGGCTCTATCACAGCGGCGACACGCTGGCCTACGAGGGGCTGGCCGAGGCCCTGGCGAGCGAGACGCTCGACGTCCTGTTCCTGCCGATCAACGGCCGGGCCCCCGACCGCGGCGTCCCCGGCAACATGGACGCGGCCGAGGCCGTCGACCTGGCCTCGCGGGTCCGCCCCCGTTTCGTCGTCCCTCATCATTATGATATGTTCACGTTTAACACGGCTCCGGTCGAGGAGTTCGAGCGACAGGCGCGGCGCCTGCCGTCCGAGGTCGAGCCGAAGGTCCTGAACTGCGGCGAGCGCTGGGAGATCCGTCCGTGA
- a CDS encoding cobalamin-independent methionine synthase II family protein — MADALLPATVIGSWSFPGWYEKFVQDVKEHPEQFGPVDREEAVRDAVRLVVDDQLRAGLDRITDGEMQRVDFNLGFYEYLGGLEPLRKARHWGAPAHDQRDRYRCIAPLTAPDGLGVVTEYHRLREYVTAPVKTPVPGPFTLAGCIDGGDVYADRRSVAEALIPIVAAELKALAAAGVDFIQIDEPSFACHPDAPDYFLDVVARTVEGVDAYISMHMCFGNYRARAVGRRSYRPLFPHIGRAKVDQLALEFASREMSEVEILAELPEGMDVAVGLVDVKNTWVEPAELVADRIRQVLRYVAPERVSVTPDCGFSQTSRHIAVGKARALAEGAALVRRELGRS; from the coding sequence ATGGCGGACGCGTTGTTACCCGCCACGGTCATCGGCAGCTGGTCATTCCCCGGCTGGTACGAGAAGTTCGTCCAGGACGTGAAGGAGCATCCCGAGCAGTTCGGTCCGGTGGATCGCGAGGAAGCCGTGCGCGACGCCGTCCGCCTGGTCGTCGACGACCAGTTGAGGGCCGGCCTGGACCGGATCACCGACGGGGAGATGCAGCGCGTCGACTTCAATCTAGGGTTTTACGAATACCTCGGCGGGCTCGAGCCTCTGCGTAAGGCGAGGCATTGGGGGGCCCCCGCCCACGATCAGCGGGATCGCTATCGGTGCATCGCCCCGCTCACCGCGCCGGATGGTTTGGGCGTGGTGACGGAGTATCATCGGCTTCGGGAGTACGTCACCGCGCCGGTGAAGACGCCCGTCCCGGGCCCGTTCACGCTGGCCGGGTGCATCGACGGCGGGGACGTCTATGCCGATCGTCGCTCGGTCGCCGAGGCCCTGATCCCGATCGTCGCGGCCGAGCTGAAGGCCCTGGCCGCCGCCGGGGTCGACTTCATCCAGATCGACGAGCCGAGCTTCGCCTGCCATCCCGACGCGCCCGACTACTTCCTCGACGTCGTCGCGCGGACGGTCGAGGGGGTGGACGCCTATATCAGCATGCACATGTGCTTCGGCAACTATCGCGCGCGGGCGGTGGGACGACGCTCGTACCGGCCCCTCTTCCCGCACATCGGTCGGGCGAAGGTCGACCAGTTGGCGCTCGAGTTCGCCAGCCGGGAGATGTCGGAGGTCGAGATCCTGGCCGAGCTTCCCGAGGGAATGGACGTGGCGGTGGGCCTCGTCGACGTGAAGAACACCTGGGTGGAGCCGGCCGAACTGGTCGCCGATCGAATCCGCCAGGTTCTCCGATACGTCGCGCCCGAGCGGGTCTCGGTGACGCCCGACTGCGGGTTTTCCCAGACGTCCCGGCATATTGCGGTGGGCAAGGCGCGCGCTTTGGCCGAAGGGGCGGCGCTCGTCCGCCGCGAACTCGGTCGTTCCTGA
- a CDS encoding glucoamylase family protein yields MTRSPVSRALWILLACILFGTIVPGSTWGQEQSSSLTEEDRIRLRRYAADTWRSMDKLAFPSGLPADRVHREGAGWGEPVLETTPTNIASYIWSVLGAERLEIITHEEARSRLTRTIQTLEAMDRPHGFFVNDIDPRDGKRLTASPVDSSPRRPLISTVDNAWLALALTLVVNTQPELAPAADRLLRAMDFGFFYDFYDADDPIRQPGLLRVGYWVDEKAFYGHYGMLNTEARIASYLAIARGQLPPEHYYRMYRTLPTEVAPQTQTPTGRARDYHGVAVFEGAYDYLGMRVVPSWGGSMFEALMVTLFLPEEEWAPKSWGVNHPLYVRGQIEHGLREMKYGYWGFSPSFRPSGGYEVYGVKELGTNPNGYLSYDVAWGLPPHLATLTSEVVHGVVTPHASFLALPYAPREVMDNLRALEERFPIYGSLGFQDSVDVRSGLVSGCVLSLDQGMIMAALTNALADDHLRKAFSSGSVERLVRPLIAVEEFTAGAPGPYPTGHQTEAQITRLSGTEPRLER; encoded by the coding sequence ATGACTCGATCGCCGGTTTCGCGGGCTCTCTGGATTCTCCTGGCTTGCATCCTCTTCGGTACGATCGTCCCCGGGTCGACCTGGGGCCAGGAGCAGTCGTCGAGCCTCACGGAGGAAGATCGAATCCGGCTTCGCCGTTATGCCGCCGACACCTGGCGGTCGATGGACAAGCTGGCTTTCCCCAGCGGGCTTCCCGCCGACCGAGTCCATCGCGAGGGCGCGGGATGGGGGGAACCCGTCCTGGAGACGACCCCCACGAACATCGCGTCGTACATCTGGAGCGTGCTCGGGGCGGAGCGCCTGGAGATCATCACCCATGAGGAGGCGCGATCGAGGCTGACCCGGACCATCCAAACCCTTGAGGCGATGGACCGACCCCACGGCTTCTTCGTGAACGATATCGACCCCCGCGACGGGAAGCGGCTCACCGCCTCGCCGGTCGACTCATCACCTCGACGCCCGCTCATCAGTACCGTCGACAACGCCTGGCTGGCCCTGGCTCTCACACTGGTCGTCAACACCCAGCCCGAGCTCGCCCCCGCCGCCGACCGGCTGCTCCGGGCGATGGATTTCGGATTCTTCTACGATTTCTACGACGCCGACGACCCGATCCGCCAGCCCGGCCTCCTCCGCGTCGGCTACTGGGTGGATGAGAAGGCTTTCTACGGGCATTACGGGATGCTCAACACCGAGGCCCGCATCGCCAGCTACCTGGCGATCGCCCGGGGCCAGCTCCCCCCCGAGCACTACTATCGGATGTACCGCACCCTCCCCACGGAGGTCGCGCCGCAGACCCAGACGCCGACCGGAAGGGCCCGCGATTATCACGGCGTCGCCGTCTTCGAGGGAGCCTACGACTACCTCGGCATGCGAGTCGTCCCCAGCTGGGGCGGCAGCATGTTCGAGGCGCTCATGGTGACCCTTTTCCTCCCGGAGGAGGAATGGGCCCCGAAAAGTTGGGGCGTGAACCATCCCCTCTACGTCCGCGGCCAGATCGAGCACGGCCTTCGCGAGATGAAATACGGCTACTGGGGCTTCTCTCCGTCCTTCCGTCCTTCGGGGGGGTACGAGGTCTACGGCGTCAAGGAGCTGGGCACCAACCCCAACGGCTACCTCTCGTACGACGTCGCCTGGGGCCTTCCCCCCCACCTGGCGACCCTCACCAGCGAGGTCGTCCACGGCGTCGTGACCCCCCACGCCTCATTCCTCGCCCTCCCCTACGCCCCTCGCGAGGTGATGGACAACCTCCGGGCCCTCGAAGAGCGTTTCCCCATCTACGGATCGCTCGGATTCCAGGATTCCGTCGACGTCCGCTCAGGCCTGGTCTCGGGATGCGTCCTGTCGCTCGACCAGGGGATGATCATGGCGGCCCTCACGAACGCCCTGGCCGACGACCACCTGCGGAAGGCGTTCTCGTCGGGGTCGGTGGAACGACTGGTCCGCCCCCTGATCGCGGTCGAGGAGTTCACCGCCGGGGCCCCGGGTCCCTACCCCACGGGCCATCAGACCGAGGCCCAGATCACCCGCCTCTCCGGGACCGAGCCGCGACTGGAGCGCTGA
- a CDS encoding DUF1501 domain-containing protein — protein MATGCQGPMSRRGFLTVGALGLGSLTLADLLRSQARAELKTYDAIKATADSVIHIFLPGGIAHQETFDPKPFAPVEYRGDMGSIPTKLDGERFSETLPQTAQLADKMTVIRSMTHGEAAHERGTHNMFTGYRPSPALQYPSFGSVVSHEYGPKNNLPPYVCIPRMPNVYAGTGYLSSAFSPFSLGSDPASKRFRVQDLNLPTGIDDARFSSRRNVLDAVNSYFREREKSDNIEAMDTFYDRAYSLISSQQAREAFNIAAEPDAIRDEYGRNPAGQRMLLARRLVAAGVRMVTLEYGSWDLHNQIVPGMKNQMPAFDQAYATLIRDLDRQGLLDRTLVMVSSEFGRTPKINKDGGRDHWPKVFSVALAGGGAKRGLIYGASNATATEPERDPIGPEDLATTVYHMMGIVADKELMAPGDRPIEIVDGGKVVNELLA, from the coding sequence ATGGCGACCGGATGTCAAGGGCCGATGAGTCGTCGAGGCTTCCTGACCGTGGGCGCGCTCGGGTTGGGGAGCTTGACGCTCGCCGATCTGCTGCGGAGCCAGGCCCGGGCCGAGCTCAAGACGTACGACGCGATCAAGGCGACGGCCGATTCGGTGATCCACATCTTCCTGCCGGGCGGCATCGCCCACCAGGAGACGTTCGATCCCAAGCCGTTCGCCCCGGTCGAGTACCGCGGCGACATGGGCTCGATCCCCACCAAGCTCGACGGCGAGCGGTTCAGCGAGACGCTGCCGCAGACCGCCCAGCTCGCCGACAAGATGACCGTGATCCGGTCGATGACGCACGGCGAGGCCGCCCACGAGCGCGGCACGCACAACATGTTCACCGGCTATCGTCCCAGCCCTGCTCTCCAGTATCCCAGCTTCGGCAGCGTGGTCTCGCACGAGTACGGCCCCAAGAACAACCTCCCCCCCTACGTCTGCATCCCCCGGATGCCGAACGTCTACGCGGGGACCGGCTACCTCAGCTCGGCCTTCTCGCCGTTCAGCCTGGGTAGCGACCCGGCCTCCAAGCGGTTCCGCGTCCAGGACCTGAACCTCCCGACCGGCATCGACGACGCCCGCTTCTCCTCGCGTCGCAACGTGCTCGACGCCGTGAATTCGTACTTCCGCGAACGCGAGAAGAGCGACAACATCGAGGCGATGGACACCTTCTACGACCGGGCCTACAGCTTGATCAGCTCGCAGCAGGCGCGCGAGGCGTTCAACATCGCCGCCGAGCCCGACGCGATCCGCGACGAGTACGGCCGCAACCCGGCCGGCCAGCGCATGTTGCTGGCGCGTCGGCTGGTGGCCGCGGGCGTGCGGATGGTCACTCTCGAATACGGCTCCTGGGACCTCCACAACCAGATCGTGCCCGGCATGAAGAACCAGATGCCGGCCTTCGACCAGGCGTACGCCACGTTGATCCGCGACCTCGATCGCCAGGGCCTGCTCGACCGCACGCTGGTCATGGTGTCCAGCGAATTCGGCCGGACCCCCAAGATCAACAAGGACGGCGGCCGCGACCACTGGCCGAAGGTCTTCAGCGTGGCCCTCGCCGGCGGCGGCGCCAAGCGGGGCCTGATCTACGGCGCCTCCAACGCCACGGCCACCGAGCCCGAGCGCGACCCGATCGGCCCCGAGGACCTGGCGACGACCGTCTACCACATGATGGGCATCGTCGCCGACAAGGAGCTGATGGCCCCCGGCGACCGCCCGATCGAGATCGTCGACGGCGGCAAGGTGGTCAACGAACTGCTCGCCTGA